CGGCCTCGCGATTCACGAAGTGGCCGGCGGGCTCCTCCATCTCCGTGAGTCCTTGTCGGTGCTCCTTCAGCAGCGCTTCCATCGGCCCGAGCTCGGTGAGCAGCGTGGTGCCGAGCGCGCCGACGCCCAGGCGGCCCGCGAGCCGGAACGACTCGGGGCTCGAGCACGTCTGCCAAAGCCGCGGGTGCGGCTTCTGCAGCGGCTTCGGGATCACGTTGCGCGGGGGAATCTTCAGCAGCTCCGAGTCCCACGAGAACTCTTGCTGCGTCCACATCTTCGGAATCATGCGCATCGCTTCGATGAGCTGCTGCCGCGAGGTGTTCGGGTCGACCTGGAACGTGTCCCACTCGCCGGCGCCGGTGCGCGCCAGACCGAGCTCCGCTCGTCCGCCGCTGATGTGGTCGAGCAGCGCGAGGCGCTCCGCGACGCGCAGTGGGTGGTTGATCTTGAACGGCGCGAGCACCCCTGCGTGGCCCAGATGGATGCGCTTCGTGCGCGTCGCGATCCAGGCGAGCTGCACCTCGGGCGCACTGCTCCAGCTGAACTCGAGCGCGCCGTGGTGCTCGACCGTCCACCAGGTGTCGAAGCCGACCGCGTCGGCGTGCTCCGCCTGCGCGAGCGTCTCCGCGTAGACGCGCTGCTCGTGATCCGGCAGAAACGGCGCGGCCTTCTGCGTCTCGCAGAACACGTCCAGCTTCATCGAGACACCTCGGCCGCGCCGAGTGCGCGGCGCGAGTGATTAGGACGACGACGTGCTCGGCTCAGTATGCCCAGCCGATCTTGAACCCGTAGAGGCGCGGCGGATGCAGGTTCCCCTGCTCCGGGAACAACTCCGAGCCCGCGCCCACCGAGAGGTTCATGATGTGGTCG
The window above is part of the Deltaproteobacteria bacterium genome. Proteins encoded here:
- a CDS encoding LLM class flavin-dependent oxidoreductase: MKLDVFCETQKAAPFLPDHEQRVYAETLAQAEHADAVGFDTWWTVEHHGALEFSWSSAPEVQLAWIATRTKRIHLGHAGVLAPFKINHPLRVAERLALLDHISGGRAELGLARTGAGEWDTFQVDPNTSRQQLIEAMRMIPKMWTQQEFSWDSELLKIPPRNVIPKPLQKPHPRLWQTCSSPESFRLAGRLGVGALGTTLLTELGPMEALLKEHRQGLTEMEEPAGHFVNREA